The DNA segment TGCATAgtaataatttgggttttggaTTTGTGAATATTCTTGCTTACCTTCATTTTAATCAAGGACTTCTTCAAGATTCAATAAGCATTTCTCAACCCTTATCTCTTTTATGGTTATTTGATGATCCaattttgcatgaaattggttggGCTTTATGTTTTGATGATGAGTAGAAACTAAGATTTATAgttgttgattaattgaaatgtagCATGGTTAATTTTAGGGTtaaaggctaaattgaataaacttcAAAACCTAGAATTGACAACTCTATGGGAACATTTAGGTAGGTAAGACCAAGAGCAAATCCTATtgtaaacaaatttaattttctcaatttagtttaGTGATGTCGAGAGATAAATTAGACTAAATCGTCCAATTGGTTAAAATGATAACAGTGAGGTAAAATTGGACAAATTAGGATTTTAAGCAATTAACTTGGATATCAATTGATGAttctttttatcgaattaatacttttttaattttgaattttttttaatttagtccttttaggtaTAGTTTAGTTTAATCAACCTTGAATTATGGATTGTCGTAATATAGCAGCCATTAGCTATCTAGACTTCCTAATTGCATGCTTGATCATTGTTCATTCACCTTATCACCCAATCTCTTTTGGGTTCGATTCTCGAAATACTCTGTGTCCCATTGTAACATACAAATATTGCAACTGACTTGTCACACttgtaattaaaatttcttttaaatctataTTTGTGTTAATTATCTTCTTGGTGTATGCACATCAATGTGAGCAATCAAGCTCAAGCTAGGTAGTGCCGGCTTACACAACAAAGCATAGTTAGGGAGTATGTGAAATAGTTCAGTGAACTCATGGTCTAGATTTCCAATTTAGGTGAGAAGAAGGCAAttttctcctttatggatggGCTGAATCTTTGGGCGAAGCAAGAGTTGCAACATGGAAGGGTCAAAGAAATTACTAAAGCCATAACCGTAGCAAAATCCTTACTCGTGATTGTTTCAAGGAAAGATAAGTTTGACTTTTCCAAGCCCAAGGAGAAGGGAAATGGTAAGGGAGATTAAGCAAGACATGTTAAGAATGGTAATGGCATAAATGATAGTAATGGGAAAGCACAAAAATGGGAAGTTGAAGCCCAAAAAAAAATCGAATGAGCTAGTGAAGTTCTTCTTAAGTTGTGGTCCACATAGAGGATATGAGACTGTCTAGAGCAATCCAAGTTGTCAGTAAAGAAAATAAGCAAAGCCTGATGAGGCAAAGGTACTAAGGATTGGATCAATGATACTCAATATTGCAAAAGCGAAGAAGGATCACAAGTAGaaagggttgatgtttgtggaTATCAACGTCGTGGGTCAAAGGAGTGCTATTATTAATATAGGGGCATTAGACTTGTTCATGTTAGAAAAAGCCGCAAGTAAACTTGGTCTCTCAGTTAGAAAATCGACTAAGAATATCAATATTGTTAATTATAAAGAGGTCCCAACTATGAGAGTAGCACAAGGAGTTGAGCTACAGATCAATCAGTGGAAAGGCAAGGAATACTTTGAGGTAATTCATTTAGATGGTTATAACTTTTTTCTTGGCTTGAATTTCCTTGACAATTAATTCTATGTTGGTTCATTTTGCTGATTGCATATGTATCTTGGACACTCACCTACAATAATGCATTTACCAGTGAGTTGTGATGAGAAAGGTGAAACCAATTTATTCTCGGCAATCCAACTAGTCGAGGATGTTCATTGTGGTATGAACATTGACTTGTTAGATTGAAGGGATAAGGagactataacaccccttacccggctCGGTTGCTAAACCTAAGTAAAGAGATGCTACATTAACATTCTACAATTAACAATCACATTATTAAAcaatacatatttaaatttaattgatattctatataaaaaacatattaaattttatatgaaaaaaattataaaattacttaaTGATAAAATTCAAGCTCGGAATAAGACTTACTTAAAAGATATttaaagtttaaagtttaaaatgaaaatgtgtagttggtattgataccaaatcGATACCTTtttgaaaatcgataccaaaatcgAATATTGTTTTCTTTGCAAAACAATGGTATCGATACTTATTTTAGGGTAtctatattttatgaaaaaatatcgatactcaaataaaaatcgataccaaattagcaTTTTGTTTAATTAGAAAACTATTCAAatggtcaagtatcgataccaaatgccaaagtatcgatacttgctTTAAAATGGTAAAACCTCATCTTTAAAAGTTCAACTCATGccaaaattcacttattttacaatagataaataaaataatctattcaAACATCTAAAAGACTAACCAATGTGTCCTCGTTGATACCACAATTCAATATCCAaactaaaataacatttcaaaCCAAAATAATTGCATTTAAAGTACTCAAACATCTTTAATATCGATACGTACCAAAATACCACCCCTTTCAATCTATAAGTTAAATTGCCATATTCACACACTTTCATTAAACTTATACCAAATATGCCAAACAaactccaaatataaatatataccaaatCAACAACATATTCACATGTACCAAAATATATCTAAAGACAAGCATCATTCAAGTTtaacaacttcacaaaaaaaCCTCATAAATTCATTTAacctattacatgtcatataacctAATACGAGcattcaaaaactaccaataGATTTTTGGATAGTGTGAATCTTGAAATTGATCCGATCGCCTAAAGCCTCAAAAAAATCTACAAGAAAGCAATAAAAAgaacacaagtaagcttacttAAATTTAGTAAGTTCCACATATTAAACAATTGACTTACCGAATAAACTTAATCAATACATAATACAGAAATGTCATAAATCATAGTCTTGCCATTCATAACCAAATCACAGGTGAGTCATAAACTTGTATACGAGTGaatcaattcaatcaaatatgTTATATCATTAACTATACCCAATGAACATTGTAATGGATTTGGATACACAATtaaccaaccaaacacaccaaatcGCTTAAATGAGCTAACTAACTGAGAATACACCTGGGCACTAAGTGCCAAAcccgtaggctaacatccctccaaAACACACCTCGGCACCAAGTGTCAAGCCCGTAGGCTTTACATCCTCCCTCAAAACACACCTGAAACACTATAACATAACGCGATAGTTCACAACaaatgctaaacttcagtatattCAGTAAACATGAATGAATTTATAATCATCATCTCAACATCAACCAATCTCGGACAACGCGCGATATAACatattggcatgtcaatcgtatCCTATCTTACGTTCATTGGCTCgcatatttatcatttaacaattttaatacaATTTCTTTCCCAAATCAATTCACTTACCACAATTTAATACTTTCAAgtcaattaataattttcaatccacaagcaatttaatatttaaattatactaaATTTTAACCATACAAACTTACCAAGGGGAAACAGTAGAAACAGtaaaagttcaaggactaatcCACAACACTCCCTTTTCCACGATTATCAACTTGATCTTGATTTATAAtagaatttgttttatttattagcCTCAATTTCACGTTCTACTCATTTAATACATCTAATgtcttatttaaaatatttatacatttgcctcaaatatttacatttaatacaatttagtccatagtATTGAACAAGCCAATTTCCACAATTGATACAAAAACCcatttaactaaatttttattcatattaCCCATAAATTCCAAGGATTCTCAAGAAAAATCAAGCTAACTTCCATATTTTTCCTATTTAGTCTCTAAagtcaaatttactaaaatttattttacaatttgatcacATCTATCAACTAAgcttccaacaacaccaactaacaacaaaaacattcaaaatcattAATGATAAATTTCTAAACACCTGGCTATTTCACAAAATAATCCTTGACCTAGCTACCTTAAGCTATAACTaaataaaaatgtcaaatttacaagaaacaaataataaaatcacttacatgcaacaCACCAAATGACCAAACCTTCAAAACTCTCCCATGGctatttctttcttcttaatttcgggaaaaaaaaagagaaagatgataggatttgtttgtttttatttaatttcagttTTATAGTCTATTTACTATTTTTCTCTTAAGTAAACATCCAAATTTCACACTATTTACTTACCAACCGTCCACTACATTTACTTACATGgtatatttatcattttagtccatGAATTTTCAGTTCTATAAtcatttagttctttttaactAATAGGGTTAACTTttacttctttttcaatttaatcatttttaattcattaactatctaaacgataaaatttctaaacaaaaatttaatacaacaCTAATGcgcttgtaaatattaaataattaatatttacgggcTGACacatcagaattgtggtcccgaaaccactattttctaCACCACTGGGAATCAGGTTGTTATAGAAACCCCTTTGGAAATGCTGGAGCTACAACAAACTAATGTAAAGCCTGTTGAGTTATCAGTAAGGCTACCACCTATGAGAGAGGTGGGTTGTGCATCAAACTTTGTGGGAAAAATGATTATTGAAACTAGGCAATCAAAACGAGTAAATGCTATGAGCAAGGTACATTACAAACATTTTTCTAGTGTTTTTCATTACAACTTACATTGGCTTGGCAAAGACACAGGGGCCCTTTCAGAGTTCTAAAGCGGGTAAGCTGAAGGGCTTACAAATCAGAGTTGGTGACTACTCAAGGTTAACCCAATGTTTAGTGTGAGTGTGCCTAAGCCTATTTGTAAGGATCAAGATCAAGGGGATCCCAAAAAAGGCAAGTCAAAAATTGGGGAAACCAATAGTGGCGGGCTCTTAGAAGATGTACAAACGAGAGAGACAATTCGAATAAGATGAAGGCGGAGACATAAGCCAAGGAAAATGTTTAGAGGGGAAAAACTACATAATAAAGAGACTAGTTGGGAAACAACTAAGGTATTAAGGCTGTTCTAATACAAATCAAACCAGTGTCATTCTAAGGATGTGACGAGGGCATCGCGAGAATAGGtgagggagaatgtcacgggtcGCGAATTAAAGCTTGTGACGATTGCGCACAAAATCGTATGGGGCTTATTTAACACATTTGAACTAGCCCAAGTCATGGAACACATGGATaagcccatctacttgaagcaTTGGTGGCCTAGTGAAACACTTTAGTAAAATCAGGGTTATCATGGTGAATATTGTACATAAGCTTTGATCTTGACCATCGATGTAATTTAAATTGTATTGTTGGATTTAGGggaactcaactataaatagagaccttccccctcatttgtaatcactcaATTGTATTTCTTTAAAGTATTAGAATATTTTGAGAGCATACTCAAACATTTGGTGAGCTTAATTTTCTTGTGGCTTTTATGTCCGCTTTTTGCTTCTTTGCTTGATAGTTTGCTTCCGTTTTGTTTCAATGGCTTTGAGAATTTCTTTGAAAATTCTCGCCTTTTCGAGAGATAGGCTGACTTGGGCAGATTTGAAGTAAAGGAATCACTTAAGACTACATGGTTTGCCTGCCTAAAGTTCTAACCCCGTGACATTAGTATGTTGcatattttataacttcaatTATAGGTAGAATTGAGATTATCCATACTTtgaaaagtatataaaatttataatacatatgatttttattttgttatttttattagtaattataTTATCATCTActtttttagactaacataatacatatgatgatttgattttaatttttgttatttaaagaaaaaaacatttttatcatactaataagttttataataattatataattgttTAATCACAATTTATATTACTAAACATGACATAgagaattataatataattactcTAATAAACAAATATGTGTAAGAAATTACAATTATTTGTGATGAAAGAGATTATAATTATTACCCTAATAATACTGGGTACAACACAAACAACACCTaatgaaaaatgtaaaaataaataaaaatcaaaactcAAAAAAGAATTTCATTATATGATTACTTTTCCAAATTTAAAGTAAATTGAAGAAGGATCTGGATTCTAATTTCCAGATTTGTCAAATTAAATCAACTGCCGCAACAATCATGATTTCGACATTGTCAAAAGTTTCAACCAGCAAGTCTTTTGATTTTTTGCTTATTTGTTCATAGGTTTGggattttctaacttttttttttctattaagaAGGGCAGTAATTGATTAATCATTAATCTTAGCATCACAACTTCATTTATATCTACATTCAGTATATCCGATAgagaataaaagataaaatattataaCTGTTGATCTCAAGCCATTGAAGTTAGGCTATCAGTGAGTTAATTTTTTCTGACTTTTATTAGTTACATgacctatttttttttcttttgcattattctataaatataaaaatggatttaaaaatgctaaatattgtatttattaattaaattatattctaCTAAAAATTCTATTGtacacatatacatacacatgtgaaaataatgtatttaaaaataacataataaataataaaatatatggtttgaaatattaaaatgaaaaaaaaataaattgtgaacatgtaaatacatcaaattaagaaTATATTGTTTATTATTGTATTGTCATCAATCTTTAAGTTAATATCGAATTAACTTATGACACAAATTCAATTGAATATTatcaatatatacaattgataggagtaataataaaagtaaaattttagttgaatgataaaattagttattatttttttaaaaaataaaaatacaaaactaTTTCTGTGAGCATGTTATGGTAGATATTCTCATCTACCAAATTAAGTGACACTGTTTTAGAAGACAGagaaatataatttcatttatctCACTTAGCAATCAATTATTTATGTTAATTCACTTAACTTACTATTgagtttgattttttattaacttCTACCTTTCACCTCCTATAAAACAAACCAACTCATGGCTTTAAAATGTTAATTTCTGTTCTCGGTctctataatttttatatttttgaaatttaatccttcaaatttattttttatatttgtttgaattgaaaattaaattttaattgataacaTTGTTATTGGATTTTCAATAAATATGAATAGTtggtgttttaatttttaaaaaatttgatttaaaatttaaagtccAATTTCTAACACATTTAAATTTAGCAAACATTAGTTACCATTGTTAtcaattggattttaattttcaaatttaactaaatgCTTGAAATTAAAAGTGaatggactaaatttcaaaaaattctaaagaacATAGGGACTAGAGacaaaattaaatctttaaaaatttatgtttcgaaataaaatatataatatgtaaatggtaagaatgaaatgcatatattatGAACAAATTAGTTGAgattcaatataatatatagaGTTAATTTCTCCAAACATCCCAAAACTATTACCCTCATTCTAAATTTATCCCTAAATTTCAAGTCATTCTAATTAATCCGTAAACTATCAAGATTATATCAACCAAGTCCTTTcgttactaaaattattaatttaactattaaataacATGTTAGatcttatgtgacataatttaaaatgaaaaagattaagaaaaataaatatggtaaaaaatatatttttaaaaaatattagttttggggttttcaaagtttttacagaagatttatcatttattcttcctttttttagttttacttttaaaagttatgcaaTAACAttctatttctttaaaattttccattttaaattCAATTGCATAAGATTGGCCGtgtaatttaatggttaaattaatagttttaataaTGAAAAGACTTAATTGGTATAACATTAATAGTTTAgggatgtaattagaatattttaaagtttaagatCAATTTAGAATGAAGGTCACAATTTAAGGATATCTGATGCAATTAACTCAAATACATAGtagaaaaatacaaaaacattgatttatcaaattcaaaaatattttaagaattgCAAACTCATTACTAAATAAGCATATAACAGAACCATTTAATTGAGAAATTGTTATGAATACTATATTTCTAAACAATTTACTACtcaatttacattatttttaaaatccaaattttaaaaattctactTCCCAAACACCACAAAAAGTTAAAACATATTTCAACAAACCCATTTATCATCTAAACTCTCGTTATAAAATGGTTAAAAATGCTACaagtttttttacttttttttgtaaatttaaaatttaatccctcaatttttatttcactaaatttaattatagattttatagattttaaaatttatgtccaATTGTTAACTTCACCTTAAAATTAttctttcaaatttattttacaattaaaaaaacattttaataatttaatagaaaaactttgaggatgttaataattagatttgtatttttaaatttaaaaaataaaatggctaagttctttaaaataaaaatgagaggactaaatttcaaatataaaaaataaaaaagtatagggaattaaagaagttttttttttttaagattactTAGTTAAACTTACAAATTGTTTACTagtcaaataataatataaaataaatatttaagggaaaaaaaaaggagatGGAAGCGCGGAGTAATCCGGCCGACAAACTGGCGTAAGCTAAGCTGAAGTTAGCGATTAAtttcaaacattaataataataattattaatattataaacctttgaaattaaataaaactggAACTAACCAAAAATCACTTCCCTTTCCTATTCATCTTCCTCTTTCTTCTCATTTCATTCGGTTCCCAAAATGAGCTTTTGGGGTTAGGGTTTCTTTCCACTACAATCATGTCTATTTTTAAATCAAACCACTGATCACCATCCCTTTCAGACACAAACAAAAAACCCCAATCCCCCCCTCCCCACCACGAAAAATGTCAACATCAGCAGCAGCTTTCAGGCTGATCTGTCTCCTCCACTCGGTGATCGCCTTATCAAGCGGCGCACTCATGATGTTCTACATGAAAGAAATGTACACATTCACCCACGGGATCGAGACGGCCACCAAGCTCTTAGGATCCACTCCACACGATCAGCTCTTGATCCGGACCTCCGATTCCTTCGCGGGTCTGCTATTGTTCGCCGTGGGGTTCTTGCTTTTCATGGTCTCATTTGTTAAAGACAGAGAGTTCCAATCATTCTTCGCCAAAGGGTGCACGGTTTTGCATGTATCGGTGGCGATGTGGAGGTTCTGGTTCGAGAGAAGAGTAGAGGATTTGGCTTGGGATTGGCTTCGACAGACGGTTGGTGACATATTGTTGGCTTTTTCTTGGGTATTCTTTTTGGTTTACTCTTGGAGAGAAAAGTATGATTAGATTTCAATTTGTTTTTGTTTGCTGCTTGGGTAGTTATGGTGTATATTTTTGTGAAGTTGAtaaatttgggttgttttgattcGAAATTCAGTGTAAGATGATTGGGTATGAATCAGAATTTGAAAAAGTGATTTATTTACACTTGATTGTTCAATCTTTCTtgctatttttttgttattaaaatgCTAATGATCTCGTGAAATGAAATTAGATAAagtgtttttaggttaaaattgggTTCTCCTTGTACCTAACATACTGAAATATACTTCATTTAAGGATGAGATAAGCGATTCTGGTACTTCACTCTTGGTTACACATTAGACCATCCATTGCAAAATATAttgtaagaaaataaagagagctATAATCACAATTGCAATtattatttctaccattattttttactttacccaaaaaaaaaaatatgcaACTCACCACACATCCAGCAAAATATATGGTAAGCACAGACATTTTAAATGATATCAGATCACACTTCTTTTAACAGATCTGGTATTTGTGAATTTCCATTAAGGTTCTTTATTTTGGTTCTGCCCGGTGATgttttaaattttggaattttataaaattttatagaaacattaaagaaattataaaaaaaattgtaaagaaatataaaattcgtaaaaaatttataaaagttatcatattaaaagaagtattttataatttttctataaatttttatcatttttctccACATTTCATGTTATGTTCATGAtggttttaattgaaaaaatatataaaattttacaataatttttacgatttttaaaagaaattctaatttttaataatttataaataattttacatttttattaaaatttaatgatttttataacttttattgatttttattttttataattttttgtcacaTTTCACGCCGTGGTTGTGGCACGGGgtgactttaactgaaaaaaattaaGGATAGTTAGTTTTAACGGTCAAAGGgtctttttgatatattttgaaaatttaagtacccaactaaatgtaaaaaaaaaaaagcaagggcttaattgttttttttttttttaagtttgagagCCTTTTACATCcttaaaccctttttatttttattatggatacttattacctccatcaattgtatatatgtattaataatgttgttgattgagaaTTGAACACAATGAGATTTGaccaatttaatctaattttttttaattttaatataatgcatatttcatttgttattattattaattagtaacaatttttttgtttcattatttattagatattatttttaaacacgcatttgtattttaaatttattgtttctacacacatacacatataataGTAAATTCTTAATACTTCAAATgtgtaaaaagtaaaaataaaaacttttttcattttttcctttcctctctctcttttttttttcctcctttCTTCTCTGATATATgttatacatgtataaattatattttaaatattaaaataatttcaaattattttaaacaattgataaatatgtttatttaagtaataacattttaaaaacttttttatcaaataaacaaTTTCATGCTTTACTAGTCTCATAGGTAACAATATAGTAACAATAaaacaatttcaattaatacaatAACATCAATGgcattaatgaaattttaatcaaTTGTTCAACTCATGTAGTTAATCAAATTACTAATATTGATAAATGAATAATGGTGTAAAcatcaacaataataatattcTCAGACATTGGAGATTATCCATACAATATAAACTCTTAAAGTTTCTCAAATTTAagtaatgtttattatattgttatttttttaaatgtttatttaatgtactaacatttttaaaatgttatcaatttcaaaatatgttgaacaattgatagaaatgtttttaaaatgttattacttaaatattttatgttattaaatttagaattaaacttgaataacatttataaaata comes from the Gossypium hirsutum isolate 1008001.06 chromosome A06, Gossypium_hirsutum_v2.1, whole genome shotgun sequence genome and includes:
- the LOC107895351 gene encoding uncharacterized protein, which codes for MSTSAAAFRLICLLHSVIALSSGALMMFYMKEMYTFTHGIETATKLLGSTPHDQLLIRTSDSFAGLLLFAVGFLLFMVSFVKDREFQSFFAKGCTVLHVSVAMWRFWFERRVEDLAWDWLRQTVGDILLAFSWVFFLVYSWREKYD